The stretch of DNA TAATGTAGGTGAAGGCAACTTTGAAATTTCCTTCACAAGGCCGCGATGGAAGTTTACATATTCAGCACTGAACGTTCTAATTGATGACACCTTGGAATTTTTCAGGATGTGGCAAGGACATGGAAGGTAGAGGCGATGCCTACATTCGTACTAGCCAAGGGTGGGAAGGAGGTGAGCCGTGTGGTTGGGGCGAAAAAGGACGAGCTCGAGAGGAAGATCGGCATGTTCCGATCATCTTAGTCATACTAACTCAACAATGCATGCAATCCCATGTTGAAATGGTGGGGGAGTCCTGTGGTTTGCCCAGGTTGAAATGCCATGTCGTTCTCTTCTCTGAATGCTGCAGAATTTATGTGAACCGGTTACAAACGTGCCTGGGTTAATAAAGTTTCTGAGACTTGGATGTGAATGTCAGTTTGCCTGTTGGTTTACTCCAAATGAATCATATGAGTTTGCTGCATGGGTTCCAGAACTGGAGCAGAGTTGGAGGTGATGATGCTATTGCTGGTAGTTTCTGCTTGCCAAAACACCAGGGTTTATGCTTTTGGCGTGTTTCGAACGAGTTTGATTGATCTGTTTCAGCTTCACGGGTGAATTTGGCATGTTTTGTGCGAGTTTACCGAGTGTTTTGGATGATTTTTACCAAGGATTCGGTGTGAGTTCTGTTCCAACTTCCAAGTTCCAAGTGAGCTTCGAATGTTCCGTGCGACTTTGACTTCTTCCACCAATTGGCGTAGCCCCGAAGCCCCTAGCCTCACTGACAGGTGGTACCAATGTGACCCCACCTTCCAGCGTGACAAGCCAAGCCAGAGGCCAGAGCCCCCGGTTTCCCCTCACGCGGATGGACCAGTCCCTTCCCATGGCGCGACTGCGCGAGCAGCCTCGGTCTCTCCTTCTCCAGCGTCTCATTGCCTCGTAACCGCCGCCGGAATAGACCTGCCGATCCAAAGCTCCGGCTCTATCCATCCAGGAGGGGATCCCAAATGGCCATGGCGTCCTCGGTCCTCACCGCCGCTGCGGCGACCTCGCCCCAGCTGACATcgtggaggtggaggcctcTCCTCGCGGCGCATCCACGGGCGGGTTCGCCTCCCGCACGGCGCCTGCGGGCGCCCGCTTCTCCTCTCTGGGCCTCCATTCCCCGCAATCCTTGTTCCGGAGCGGCCGTCGCGAAGCCGCCGTGTGCGGCGGCGGTTGCGAAGGCGGAGGTTACGGAGCGGGAGGCGCCCGATTGGGATGTTCTGAAGCGGGTGGCGCTGGTCGCGCTTGGCTGCTGCGCTGCGGCCGCCGTGCTCggctgcggcgcggcgtgggcggcggcggaggactcGATCAAGGAGTCCGGGTTCGGGCTGCGGGTGGCTGAGTCGCTGCGGAGGCTCGGGTGGCCCGACGACGCCGTCGTGTTCGCGCTCGCGACGCTGCCGGTGATCGAGCTGCGGGGGGCGATCCCGGTCGGGTACTGGATGCGGCTCCACCCCGTCCGCCTCACCGTCCTATCCGTTCTTGGGTTTGTAACTTCGTATCCtcttccatctctctctcttttggtCAATGCTGCACCAGTACTTGACCACTAGGTGTTCGATGAATTACTGATGCCCAGTGGTTCAGAGTGGCAGGGATTACACGCCGAATAGTTGTTAATGCCAATCCAAATTGTGGGATACATGCTATTTGTTCTCAACTGATGTCTAGATTCTAGAATAAAAGTAGCCAACACTTCAGAACCCGCCTTAACGCAATGAAATTCACATGTTAAAGTGGGGTAGTAGCATAATTCACCTGTCTGGACGACTGAACTACGAATAATTAAACAActtctgaaatttatggattgtTTAGGATATGCTGCAGAACGATAACTGTGATGACATGTGAACTAAGTGAATATATGCTGGCTAATTTTGTTCAGTGTTTTAACTGAACATTCTAGTTAACTAAAGTTCATCCACAGCACAGCTTACCTATTATCTTTATGTACACCTAGTATATGCTCTGGATTGTAATTAATTGTCTATCAGTGGATAAGTTGCTGAGATCAAAAGATGACAATACTTCATTACTTATTTAAATTTTTCCTAACTAAAAAGGAGTATAAAGTGTGTTAAAGGAAACACAAGACGAAGAAGCAAGGGACTGAAAACAAGATAGAGGACCGCCGACCAGTAGCGAATTAAAGAGACTTGTTCTTTAGCTTATTCAGCATTTGGATATGATTAGTCCTTACAGTTATTGTAAGTGACTACTGTTGCAGTGATGTTTATACCCTTTTCAGTAGCACATAAATACCTGTTGTCAGAATTAGTACAAATCTTATTATTGATTCATTCTCTGAATAAAAAGGTGTACGGTAGATATACTTGTTTTGATTCCTGCTATGTCTTTCTCCAGGAACATGGTGCCTGTGTCGTTTATCATCCTCTACCTGAAAAAACTTGCGACTTTTCTCTCTCAGAGAAACACCTCTGCAACCCGACTTATCGACCTCCTCTTTGAGCGGGCACGACGGAAAGCGGCACCTGTTGAGGAATTCCAGTGGCTTGGACTGATGTTGTTTGTTGCTGTTCCGTTTCCAGGAACAGGGGCATGGACAGGAGCAATCATTGCTTCCGTCTTAGGTATGCCGTTCTGGTCAGGTTTCTCGGCAAACTTTGTGGGAGTCATCCTAGCAGGCCTGCTGGTGAACTTGCTCATGAATCTCGGTCTGAAATATGCGATTGTCACTGGAGTTTTTCTGTTCCTTGTATCAACTGTCATGTGGAATGTACTTCGATCCCTCAAGAAGTCAGCCAATGCCTAATGATCTGATAAGTCTCAACGAAGTTGTTTCTGATGTATGCAGAGTTCACACTTACGTGTGAATTACAGTTGTGTAAAATTTTCTCACATTTTTACTTTTGCTTGTATTCGCAGAGCAAACTCTCGAGCTATATGCCGTCACCCAGTGATTTTAGTAGAATCATAGCCGAGTAACTTTAGTCTGTGTAGGTACATTCCATATTTATTTCTCATTGAGTCTGGTGATCACATCatagttttttcttttgagaaaaACATTGTGAGCTGGGTTGTAACTGGCCTTGAATTGAAAGGCCCCTTATTTGGTACTGGACTTTTGAAGGCAGGACACTAACTCTCAAGGCCCATCGAAACGCCGGCTTCCCAAGGATTCCATCCATCAGCTATATATAAATATGAGTAAAATGCATGAATAGCCATTATACTTGTTAGCATGTTTCAGTTTGGCCATTATATTATGAAAGGTGCAAATTGCGGCCACTCAAGTTGTTTCACTCTATCAATACGGTCACTACCTCTGTAGTCATACATATTTTGATGACATGGCATCAAAAGTGGAGTTCTGGTTTGCAAATTACTCTCTCATTTGAGTTAAATCTGCAAAAAGTAGAGATTAAACCTGTTAACTTTTACTGCCAAGTGATGCAGAGTGAAGCGATTCATCTTCGAGATGCCATTTGAATCAAAATTTCTGGAAAAATAAGCTTCCAAGCTTTAGGAAATAATAAACTAGTACCTGCATAATTCCATGTATGCACAAATTATTGAAGTGATCTCGACTCGAGCTCAACACCCCGTGGAATTGGAGcattgcggcggcgacgggtcaAACCAGTACTTGATTTAGATAGCAAGGTCCATTGTCAGGTTGATATTTATGCGTCTCAAATAACTCAAACGAGAGGGAGCAATTTGAAAAAAAGAACACATTGGACTCCATGTCATCTAAATACGTATTGGCTATAGAGATAACGATCGAATTGATACTATTAAACGACTTTAGTGACCACGATTTGCACTTTTC from Panicum virgatum strain AP13 chromosome 9K, P.virgatum_v5, whole genome shotgun sequence encodes:
- the LOC120649428 gene encoding uncharacterized protein LOC120649428 encodes the protein MAMASSVLTAAAATSPQLTSWRWRPLLAAHPRAGSPPARRLRAPASPLWASIPRNPCSGAAVAKPPCAAAVAKAEVTEREAPDWDVLKRVALVALGCCAAAAVLGCGAAWAAAEDSIKESGFGLRVAESLRRLGWPDDAVVFALATLPVIELRGAIPVGYWMRLHPVRLTVLSVLGNMVPVSFIILYLKKLATFLSQRNTSATRLIDLLFERARRKAAPVEEFQWLGLMLFVAVPFPGTGAWTGAIIASVLGMPFWSGFSANFVGVILAGLLVNLLMNLGLKYAIVTGVFLFLVSTVMWNVLRSLKKSANA